From a single Francisella halioticida genomic region:
- a CDS encoding IS6 family transposase, whose product MLTHKPKRYRYPAEIIGYAIWMYHRFNTSYRDIEEMLRYRGILVSYETVRIWSNKFGKSFADVIKKKEPKPTDKWHLDEMIIKMNGVKFILWRAVDSNGNELDVFLQKRKNKKAAIRFLTRLLGSYPSPRVIVTDKLQSYTKPIKHMTKADHRRHKGLNNRVENAHQPTRRKEKSLIKFKSPGGIQRTLTLMGKVRNLFAVPVGRYLNSRETQRTKFNEAVNIWQEAAKEVYCF is encoded by the coding sequence ATGCTTACACACAAACCTAAACGATATCGTTATCCAGCAGAGATTATCGGTTATGCTATTTGGATGTATCATAGGTTTAATACCAGTTATAGAGATATAGAAGAAATGCTCAGATACAGAGGCATTCTAGTAAGTTATGAAACAGTAAGAATATGGAGTAATAAATTTGGTAAATCTTTTGCTGATGTAATAAAAAAGAAAGAGCCTAAACCGACAGACAAATGGCATCTAGATGAGATGATTATTAAAATGAATGGAGTTAAGTTTATACTATGGAGAGCTGTAGACTCTAATGGTAATGAGTTGGATGTATTTCTACAGAAGCGTAAGAATAAGAAAGCAGCTATACGCTTTCTAACTAGACTATTAGGTTCTTACCCATCACCACGAGTTATTGTCACTGATAAGTTGCAGAGTTATACAAAGCCAATCAAACACATGACTAAGGCAGACCATAGAAGACACAAAGGTCTAAATAATAGAGTAGAGAATGCACATCAACCTACACGTAGAAAGGAAAAGAGTTTAATCAAATTTAAATCACCTGGTGGAATTCAAAGAACATTAACACTCATGGGTAAAGTTAGAAATCTATTTGCAGTGCCAGTAGGTAGATATTTAAATTCTAGAGAAACGCAAAGAACTAAATTTAATGAAGCGGTGAATATATGGCAAGAAGCAGCTAAAGAGGTTTACTGTTTCTAA
- a CDS encoding transposase — protein MSNKRKIYTVEFKTKVVLEVLGKDQTITQLSVKYNITPKNINN, from the coding sequence ATGAGTAATAAGAGAAAAATATATACCGTTGAATTTAAGACTAAAGTTGTCTTGGAAGTATTGGGGAAAGATCAAACAATCACACAGTTATCAGTAAAATATAATATTACGCCCAAAAACATAAATAATTGA
- a CDS encoding IS3 family transposase, with amino-acid sequence MDPSKSVSQYKKDNAKLQTKIDQYSKKVGQLTIEKEFLEGKLVSLGLSDRKAMIDPKHKLSVVKQSFLLEVSRAGLYYKPVVNEHKEEVKAKLIQIHEEIPCYGYIKAHKQLIEDGFSICENTVQKYRKELGSKAILAVKKPNLNLSEPNKEHTIYSYKLKGLSILRPNQVWSTDITYIKTDAGTVYMAAIIDWYSKAVLSWEISNTMDSSLVMKVLNEALYKYGVPEIFNTDQGSQYTSNIHIQTLLDKKITISMDGKGRATDNICIERFWRSAKCERFYLNQYPGIVELRNDVDDYIDFYNNRRFHESINYKKPMEFYYDNLLEKRAA; translated from the coding sequence ATGGATCCATCCAAATCAGTATCACAATATAAAAAAGACAATGCAAAGCTTCAAACCAAGATAGATCAGTATTCTAAGAAGGTTGGACAACTAACAATTGAGAAGGAATTTCTTGAGGGAAAGCTCGTAAGCTTGGGATTATCTGATAGAAAAGCGATGATTGATCCTAAGCATAAATTATCTGTTGTAAAACAAAGTTTCTTATTAGAAGTTTCTAGAGCTGGTTTATATTACAAGCCTGTGGTTAACGAACATAAAGAAGAAGTAAAAGCAAAGCTTATACAGATACATGAGGAGATTCCCTGCTACGGCTATATAAAAGCTCATAAGCAATTAATAGAAGATGGGTTTAGCATCTGTGAGAACACAGTACAAAAGTATCGTAAAGAGTTAGGCAGCAAAGCTATATTGGCGGTGAAAAAACCAAACTTAAACTTATCTGAACCTAACAAAGAGCATACTATTTATAGTTACAAACTAAAAGGTTTAAGCATATTGAGACCTAATCAAGTTTGGTCTACAGATATTACATATATTAAGACTGATGCTGGCACAGTTTATATGGCAGCTATTATTGATTGGTACTCTAAGGCTGTACTAAGTTGGGAGATATCCAACACTATGGATAGTAGTTTAGTTATGAAAGTTTTAAATGAAGCTCTGTATAAATATGGAGTACCAGAAATATTTAACACTGATCAAGGTAGCCAGTACACATCTAACATTCATATCCAAACATTATTGGATAAAAAAATTACTATATCTATGGATGGTAAAGGTAGAGCAACTGATAACATTTGCATCGAAAGATTTTGGAGAAGTGCTAAATGTGAGAGATTTTATTTAAATCAATATCCTGGCATTGTTGAACTAAGAAACGATGTGGATGATTATATAGATTTTTATAATAATAGAAGATTTCATGAGTCTATCAATTATAAAAAACCTATGGAATTTTATTACGATAACTTATTGGAAAAACGGGCGGCTTAG
- the rimO gene encoding 30S ribosomal protein S12 methylthiotransferase RimO: MIKIPKIGFVSLGCPKNLVDSERIITKLKAEGYDLVDSYNNADMVIVNTCGFLNSAIDESLEVIGEAIAENGKVLVTGCLGNKADLIKEKHPEVLSITGPQDYENLIEAVHTHAPIFVNDFVSLVPPQGIKITPRHYSYLKISEGCNNTCTFCIIPDIRGKLKSRSIDNIMREAEKLKNAGVKELLVISQDTSAYGVDIKYKPGVWNDKKYQSNILDLATAIGDLDMWTRMHYVYPYPHVDKIVPLMAQGKILPYLDVPLQHSSPEVLKRMKRPAHTQKTLDRINKWRDICPDITIRSTFIVGFPGETEADFEHLLNFADKAQLDRVGCFKYSEVDGARANKFDNLISEEVKQQRLDQFMGLQAQISADKLEGFVSTEQQIIIDSINHEENYAIGRTRYDAPEVDGQVIVGDAAERGLKVGEFANVRITESTEYDLIAD, translated from the coding sequence ATGATTAAAATTCCTAAAATTGGTTTTGTTAGTTTAGGTTGTCCTAAAAATCTTGTTGACTCTGAGCGTATAATTACTAAATTAAAAGCAGAAGGTTATGATCTAGTTGATAGTTATAATAATGCTGATATGGTTATCGTTAATACGTGTGGTTTTCTGAATTCTGCTATTGATGAATCTTTAGAAGTTATTGGTGAAGCAATAGCTGAGAATGGTAAAGTTTTAGTAACAGGGTGCTTAGGTAATAAGGCTGATTTAATTAAAGAAAAGCATCCAGAAGTTTTGAGTATAACAGGACCTCAAGATTATGAAAATTTAATCGAGGCAGTACACACACATGCACCTATATTTGTTAATGATTTTGTATCTTTGGTACCACCGCAAGGAATCAAAATTACACCAAGACACTATTCATATCTGAAAATATCAGAAGGATGTAACAATACCTGTACTTTTTGTATTATTCCAGATATTCGTGGTAAATTAAAAAGTCGCTCGATTGATAATATTATGCGTGAAGCCGAGAAGCTTAAAAATGCAGGTGTAAAAGAATTACTCGTAATATCACAAGATACTTCTGCTTATGGTGTTGATATTAAATACAAACCTGGGGTATGGAATGATAAAAAATATCAGAGTAATATTTTAGATCTTGCGACAGCCATTGGTGATTTAGATATGTGGACGAGAATGCACTATGTATATCCGTATCCTCATGTTGATAAGATTGTACCACTTATGGCTCAAGGAAAAATACTTCCTTATTTAGACGTACCACTACAACATTCATCTCCTGAAGTTCTAAAAAGAATGAAGCGTCCGGCTCATACACAAAAAACTCTTGACAGAATCAATAAATGGCGTGATATTTGTCCAGATATAACTATTCGTAGTACTTTTATCGTTGGTTTCCCTGGTGAGACGGAAGCAGATTTTGAACACTTATTAAACTTCGCTGATAAAGCACAACTTGATAGAGTTGGTTGCTTTAAGTATTCAGAAGTAGATGGTGCAAGGGCTAACAAGTTTGATAACTTGATTTCTGAAGAAGTTAAGCAACAAAGATTAGATCAGTTTATGGGGTTACAAGCTCAAATAAGTGCCGATAAGCTTGAAGGTTTTGTTAGTACGGAACAGCAGATTATCATTGATTCGATAAACCATGAAGAAAACTATGCAATTGGTCGTACAAGGTATGATGCTCCAGAAGTAGACGGACAAGTTATAGTTGGTGATGCTGCAGAGAGAGGTCTAAAGGTAGGTGAATTTGCTAATGTTAGGATTACAGAGTCTACTGAGTATGATTTAATTGCTGACTAA